In the Streptomyces spororaveus genome, ACCACCCGATCGAGACAGCCGTTCGAGCACCGAGCCCCCAGAGCATTACGACAAAAGCTACTTACGCGTCGGGGTGCTCCGGCAGGGCGAGCCAGTCCGACCAGGAGATCTCCCGGCCGAGGAAGCGCGGCTGCTCGAACGGCCAGTCGGCGGCGATCCACTGCGGCACCAGCTCGTCGAGGGCCTGCTCGACCTTGCTGTCCACCAGCTCGTCCACCACCCACCAGGAGATCTCGACGTCCGCGCCGGCCTTCTCCGGCGGGTCGATGTAGACGCAGCCGAGCAGAGCTGTCTCCGCCGCGTCGAACAGCGCGTAGTTGAAAGACTGGTGTGCGGCGATCTCCTTCTCGTGCCGCAACAGGTCGGCCTGGTCGGCCTCGTAGGTCATGGTGGCCGCGGGCCAGCCCCAGGCTGGGCCGAAGATGGTCCACAGCCGCTCGCGCGAACCCATCACAGCCGGATAGTCGAGCGGGGTGTCCGCCTCCCGGATCGGCCGCAGGTGATGACCACTGCCCGGCAGCGGTATCAGGACGGGATGGACGAAGTCATCGGGGAGCCAGCTCATAACGCCCGACCGTAGCAGCGCGCGGCCGTCCGCTCCCTTGGATTTTCCCCGCATACCTCCAGGCCAGGTCGGCCCCCGGCCCGGGGCCCTCCGCCTCGCACCCCACGACCCGGACTATCCCTGCCCTGCCTGCAAGAAGCCCAGCTCTGGGCAAACGTGCACGCGCCCCTCCTGTCGTCATCACCAACTGCAGCACCTGATTTCCTAAGGGCAGTCCATCGTCTCGATCCCCGTCGCGCTCTGTTCGGGGAGGGCCAGTTCGAACCAGACGACCTTGCCGCTGCTGTTCCGGGTGGCACCCCAACGCTGTGACAGCCGGTTGACCAGGAACAGGCCGCGCCCGCCCTCGTCGGTCTCCCGGGCCCGGCGCTGGCGGGGCAGCCGCGGGGAGTCGTCGCCGACCTCGCAGCGCAGCACGTCCAGGCGCAGCAACCGCAGGACCACCGGCCGCTCCGCGTACCGGACCGCATTGGTCACCACCTCGCTGACCAGCAGGGCGAGTCTGTCTTCGGGGTCCTCCAGGCCCCACCTCGTCAGCGTCTTCCGGGCGAAGTTGCGGGCACGGCCCGGAGCGGTGTCCTCGGCGTCCAGGATCCAGTACGCGACGTCACTGGGCTCGATCCCGTCGAATCGGGCGGCCAGCAACGCGATGTCGTCGTCCCGGCCGCCGGGCACGAGCACGTCCAGGACGTCGTCGCACAGAGCCTCCAGCGGTGGCGGGCCGTCCGGACCCAGCAGTTCGGCGGTGGTCGCGAGCCGCTCCCGCAACTGCTCGATGCCGACCCACACGTCCCGCAGCCGGGATTCGACCAGACCGTCCGTGTAGAGCAGCAGCGTCGCCCCGACCGGTGCCTCCAGCTCCACCGCCTCGAATTCCACACTCCCCACGCCGATCGGCGCGCCCGGTGGCACGCGCACCACCTCGGCACGGCCGTCGGAGTGCAGCAGGATCGGCGGCGGATGGCCGGCGTTGGCGACGGTGATCCGGTGCGCGACCGGGTCGTAGACGGCGTACAGGCAGGTGGCTATCCGGTCGGCGCCAAGCCGCTGGGCCTGTTCGTCCAGGTGGTGCAGAACCTCGGCGGGCGGCAGGTCGAGCTGGAGGAGGATCCGGGCGGTGGTCTGCAGCTGACCCATGATCGCGGCCGATGTGATCGAGTGGCCCATGACATCGCCGATCACGAGGGCGACTCTGCTGCCGGGCAGGGGGATGGCGTCGTACCAGTCGCCGCCGACCCGCGCGGCCTCGGCAGCGGGCAGATAGCGCGAGGCCAGCCGGACCCCGGTGGGCTGGGGCAGGCCGGCGGGCAGCATCGTGCGCTGCAGCTCGTCGGCGATGTACGCCTCACGCCCGTACAGGACCGCCTTGTCGAGGCCCAGAGCGGTCTGGCTGGCCAGCTGGGCCGCGATGACGAGGTCTTCCGGGGTGAAGGCGGGACGATCGGCGTCGCGGAGGAGAACGGCGACTCCGATGATCCTCCGGCGTCCGCGTAACGGCGCGATGAGTACCCATTCGTCGGCCAGCGCGTCGGTGTCGACGGCGAGCAGTTCATGGAGGGCCGCCGCTGCGCCCGGAGCCGATC is a window encoding:
- a CDS encoding N-acetyltransferase, whose amino-acid sequence is MSWLPDDFVHPVLIPLPGSGHHLRPIREADTPLDYPAVMGSRERLWTIFGPAWGWPAATMTYEADQADLLRHEKEIAAHQSFNYALFDAAETALLGCVYIDPPEKAGADVEISWWVVDELVDSKVEQALDELVPQWIAADWPFEQPRFLGREISWSDWLALPEHPDA